In the genome of Plasmodium falciparum 3D7 genome assembly, chromosome: 2, one region contains:
- a CDS encoding pre-mRNA-processing protein 45, putative: MTDFLRNIPKPKKKAYDDENELHDFKESNNSIKKKEEIKKKNQCYEYLKRRHLRITCNEDFQGGGAYPEIHMNQYPNNIGLKSDNKNNIVLKYIDENNNVKYDNLINQQIHIYNNEIDKIEPNERINKLRKKKILSDTKDREEKYNEPTYKPNNDEENEIIENTKRNIENILNEKLNKSNIVNKKEEKYYRYIPQNKLNNNLEERIIKIVEKGTDPLDVSKFKHKKLPNIKNSPDYPILRSPTRKLNKEEENDWKIPPCVSNWKNNKGYNIPLDKRIQSDNKKLNNVVVNENFAHLSEYLYVAEKKAREEIQIRNSVMKQKKLKEKEEKENVLKNLAIQARKEKGLAHSSLINDRKREIEREYKIEKNLKKMKNYENRYVEEQIALNKVNVSKNNNIHDITLFNINEQNNVTTTQDDDTYQIYDTALFNNKNNANIYKFSSERLRKNVQKIETRDTMQPVKYIKDISDPFGLDSLLSQAKKK; this comes from the exons ATGACTGATTTTTTAAG gaATATTCCTAAACCTAAAAAGAAGGCGTATGATGACGAAAACGAGTTGCATGATTTTAAAGAAAGTAATAActccataaaaaaaaaagaagaaataaaaaaaaagaatcaaTGCTATGAGTATTTAAAAAGAAGACATTTAAGAATTACATGTAATGAAGATTTCCAAGGGGGAGGAGCATATCCCGAAATTCATATGAATCAATATCCGAATAATATTGGATTAAAGAgcgataataaaaataatattgttttaaaatatattgacGAGAATAACAAcgtaaaatatgataatttaattaatcaacaaatacatatatataacaatgaAATAGATAAGATTGAACCTAatgaaagaataaataaattaagaaaaaaaaaaattttatcagACACAAAAGATagagaagaaaaatataatgaacctACTTACAAAcctaataatgatgaagagAATGAGATTATTGAAAATACGAAAAGgaatattgaaaatatattaaatgaaaaattaaataaaagtaatattgttaataaaaaagaagaaaaatattatagatatataccacaaaataaattaaataataatcttgaagaaagaattataaaaattgtagAAAAAGGAACAGATCCTTTAGATGTATCCAAatttaaacataaaaaattaccaaatataaaaaactcACCAGATTATCCTATACTTAGATCACCTACAAggaaattaaataaagaagaagaaaatgattGGAAAATACCACCTTGTGTTTCAAAttggaaaaataataaaggatATAATATTCCTTTAGATAAAAGAATACAAAgcgataataaaaaattaaataatgttGTAGTTAATGAAAACTTTGCTCACCTTagtgaatatttatatgttgcTGAGAAAAAAGCTAGAGAAGAAATACAAATACGTAATAGTGTTATGAaacagaaaaaattaaaagaaaaagaagaaaaagaaaatgtacTAAAAAATCTAGCTATACAAgcaagaaaagaaaaaggtcTTGCACATAGCTCACTCATTAATGATAGAAAGAGAGAAATCGAAAGAGAAtacaaaatagaaaaaaatcttaaaaaaatgaaaaattatgaaaatagaTATGTAGAAGAACAAATTGCTCTTAATAAAGTTAATGttagtaaaaataataatattcatgaTATAACCTTATTCAATattaatgaacaaaataatgtaACAACTACACAAGATGATGATACTTATCAAATTTATGATACAGCCCTtttcaataataaaaataatgctaatatatataaattctcAAGTGAAAGATTAAGGAAAAATGTTCAAAAAATAGAAACACGAGATACTATGCAACCTGtcaaatatattaaggaTATATCCGACCCATTCGGTCTCGACAGTTTATTATCccaagcaaaaaaaaaataa